From Penicillium psychrofluorescens genome assembly, chromosome: 6, one genomic window encodes:
- a CDS encoding uncharacterized protein (ID:PFLUO_009124-T1.cds;~source:funannotate) — protein sequence MVTTGGYYYLTNTQGTFISVTRSTTLGGLISGDTRTVWTDTDTDRNQNMWAPEMHLIDGIWYIFYSAGNGDIGNGQRSFVIQGCDANPYDCDYTFLAELTPAAGGQGGADLNDPWSIDGTYLTIGTARYHVVSAINPQGTQSIQIASLDTSAWSVGPWSVISSPTEPWEMADGVSGEPVAVNEGPNPLYNNGNTWLSFSASWCGTPAYALGLLQYDGTGDPLQASSWTKTGPVFSSNNGNYGTGHNVFFSSPDGTQVWNAYHATTNPAGSCGGDRYTMAQIVNFDASGNPDLGVPVQGGSPIGVPSGDGS from the exons ATGGTCACTACGGGCGGATACTACTATCTGACAAACACTCAAGGAACCTTCATATCGGTGACACGCTCCACTACTCTGGGCGGGCTGATAAGCGGTGACACCAGAACTGTTTGGACGGACACAGACACAGACCGCAACCAGAACATGTGGGCACCGGAGATGCACCTGATTGATGGGAT TTGGTACATATTTTATTCGGCTGGCAATGGAGACATTGGAAATGGACAGCGCTCGTTTGTGATTCAGGGCTGCGACGCCAATCCTTATGACTGCGACTATACTTTTCTTGCCGAGTTGACTCCCGCCGctggaggccaaggaggtGCCGACTTGAATGACCCGTGGTCCATTGACGGCACCTATCTCACCATCGGAACGGCCCGCTACCACGTCGTCTCCGCCATCAACCCGCAGGGCACGCAGAGTATTCAAATTGCCTCCCTTGATACATCAGCCTGGAGTGTTGGCCCCTGGTCCGTCATCTCTTCACCAACGGAGCCTTGGGAAATGGCAGATGGAGTCTCCGGTGAACCTGTAGCAGTTAACGAAGGTCCAAACCCGCTTTATAACAACGGAAATACGTggctctctttctccgcATCTTGGTGCGGTACTCCGGCGTACGCGCTTGGGCTTTTGCAATATGATGGAACTGGTGACCCTCTTCAGGCCTCGAGTTGGACCAAGACTGGACCGGTCTTCTCTTCTAATAATGGGAATTACGGTACTGGTCACAATgtattcttctcttctcccgACGGAACTCAAGTCTGG AATGCCTATCATGCTACTACCAACCCCGCGGGCAGCTGTGGTGGTGATAGGTATACCATGGCACAGATTGTCAATTTCGATGCATCGGGAAATCCAGACCTTGGAGTTCCGGTCCAGGGGGGCTCACCCATCGGAGTGCCATCTGGTGATGGTAGCTAG
- a CDS encoding uncharacterized protein (ID:PFLUO_009123-T1.cds;~source:funannotate) encodes MDVYVNNTVGSDQPHDLFYTNAQIATYYQSYVNTVVSRYSTSPSIFAWELANEARCSGSGPNPQSSACNPDVITTWADTMSTYIKSIDPNHMVSFGGEGFFNEAGSTEYEYDGGSGQDYDALIALPNIDFGTIHLYIGSTSGYENVAWSMQWLADHEASSVAANKPAVLEEYGIIRTDTTYPRQSTYDQWHAYEMSSQSINGDMTWGSLVVDTDCPGTDPYSICTTDSDYADLVTNWVAQMNGKQ; translated from the exons ATGGATGTCTATGTTAACAACACTGTCGGATCGGACCAGCCTCACGATTTGTTTTATACGAACGCTCAAATCGCTACCTACTACCAGAGCTATGTCAATACGGTGGTGTCCCGGTACAGCACGAGCCCGTCCATCTTCGCCTGGGAGCTAGCCAACGAA GCCAGATGCTCCGGGTCCGGGCCCAATCCGCAGTCAAGCGCCTGTAATCCGGACGTGATAACCACGTGGGCGGACACCATGTCGACGTATATCAAGTCCATTGACCCCAACCATATG GTCTCATTTGGCGGAGAAGGCTTTTTCAATGAAGCTGGTAGCACTGAATATGAATACGATGGCGGCTCTGGTCAGGACTACGATGCTTTGATTGCTCTTCCAAATATCGACTTCGGCACCATCCACTTGTACATTGGCAGCAC ATCCGGTTATGAAAATGTGGCTTGGTCTATGCAATGGCTGGCCGACCATGAAGCGTCCAGTGTTGCTGCAAATAAACCCGCCGTGCTAGAGGAGTACGGTATCATCAGAACAGACACGACCTACCCCCGCCAATCTACATACGATCAATGGCACGCTTATGAAATGTCTTCTCAATCTATCAATGGGGACATGACATGGGGCTCTCTCGTCGTGGATACTGACTGCCCTGGAACTGATCCCTACTCCATCTGCACAACTGACTCCGACTACGCAGATTTGGTTACGAATTGGGTTGCACAGATGAATGGCAAGCAGTAG